The sequence below is a genomic window from Paenibacillus silvisoli.
CAGCGTCATGCAGCCTGCGGCCGTTTGATCTTGTAGAATAATGGCTATCTGCTCTGTCCCTTGCAAAATCGCGCTCCGAAAATAGTGCTCCCTCGCGGCCGGCGTTACGAGCTCCAAATAGTCGTCCGGCATCAGGCCGCGGTATGTATCCCGGTACGCTTCGGCATGGACAGTGCCTATCGTCTGGGCGTCTTCCAGTCGAGCCCAGCGAATTTCGGTCATAGGAAGTGCTCCTCAGCGTCTAATCATCGTTTTTCCGGACAATTACCATTCTAACCGTCCTATTTGACCGTTACAATACGATCACATTTTTGATCTCCCCCGGCTCAAAGACAAGCTCTACCGTCGCGATCCCCGAAGCCTCGTCATACTGCGTTTCGGCCGGATGCCCTTCAATCGCGACGTCCGGTTTCGTCGCTGCCGAGATTTTGAGCCTGCACGTGCCGATCCCGCTCAGCTTCGCCTTGATCGTTCCTTCCTCGCAATCGATCGCGAGAAGCTCGATCCCGTAGCCGTATTTGATGCAGGCCTGCATAGGCCGATGCTGGACCCGGTTCACTTGCACTTTAATGCGCTTGCGCTTGCGGCGTTTCCCCTCGGCGATGACCGGCAGCTTGTGCGTGCCTTTGATCTCGTTCCCGTTCACGACGATGGAGGCAATATACGGCCCGCTTCCCTTCATCTCGAAATCGTAGATTTGTCCCTTGTAATGAAAATTGCGCAGCGCCATCTCTTCTCCCGAGTAAGGGAAGAACGTAATTCCGCCGGCGTCGGCATCCATGCCGAACACGCCGTGAATGGCCGCTTGATACCAGCCTCTCATGCTGTATCCGTACCAAAGGCCGCTGATCGTGTTCCATCTGTCCAGCTCCGGGCGGCTTGTTTCGACGTAGCAGGAAATGCCTTCCGGGCACAGCAGCATCTCGGACCAGTAGCTGATCCAGCCGATCCACTTCTCGATCAAATCTTTGCGGTCGTGCTCGTTCGCCAGACGCATGAAATATTCGCCGGTCACCGGCCACCAGCAATGCAGCTGGTTCGCATCCTGATCGTACGCGTCCGACCACGCCGGAATTTCCCGCAAGCCGGCTTCGCTGACGATATGCTTGTCGAAGAATTCGAGGCTGGCCGCAGAGACGGGCTCCATCAGCTCGCGGCAATAGTTGTTCTCCCATTTGACCGAATTGGAGTTGAACGACGGCCTCTTCTCCAACGTAACCGAATCCACCGAGCTCACGATGTAGCCCTTCTCCCGATCGAAGAACAGCTCCAGAAAATTCTCTTCGATCCGGCGAATCGTGCCGCGAGCCTCTTCCGCCGTTTGCCGGTCGCCGGCGAGGACGGCCAAATACTCCATCGATCTGGCGGCGCAATAGAAGATCGTGTTATTCAAGCCGCTCAAATCCTGCCCCGTTTCCTTCATGAAGATCGGAAAATCCGGATACATCGAAGGCCCCTCGCATAATCCGGTCCCGCTCCGTTCGAGCATCAGCGTTTTATCGAACAGCCATTTGGCGAAAGGGTAAATTTCCCGAACGAGCTCCGCATCCCCCGTCGCCGAATAGTACAGCTGCAGCAGCGTAATGTACATGCCCTGGGATGGCAGCGCGCAGCCGATCAGGAACCGCATGTCGTTGCTGAGCGCGAGGGCAAGCCCCAGCTCGCCGTCGGCCGTCTCCTTGTAAAATCGCAGCATGTCCCGCAAATGCCCGGTATCGTTCCAATACGAGGTCGCGAAGCTGGCCGTTATGCCGTCCCAGCACCAGACCCAGGCGTACGAATTCGCTTTGATCGCCCCGGGACGATCGGTTACCTTGAGCGATTCATGGCAGACCGGGATGAGACTCAAATAGTCGTTCAGCTTTTTATACGGACTGATCAGTTTCGGCGAAAGCGCGGCAGCCCTCGCATATCTGGCGTATTGCTGCTCCACCTTCTCTTCCAGCCTTCCGATAAGCGCCGTCATTCGCTCGTGTAGCCCCGACTCATCGGGGTGAAAGGAAACGACGAAGCTGTATGTCGTCCCCGGCTCGAGAATCGGACTTCGCAGCATATGCTTGGCATTCAGCGGCGTTCTGCGATAGTGAACGTCAAAATCCGCTCCAATTCCTATACGCAGCTCGCAGCCCTCATACGGACGCTCTTCCGTCCGGTAATGATTGGTGTCGTACTCGCGTTCCTCCGAAGCCCGAACGACGCCTTTCACCGTTTCCCGGAAGCCGCCGAGCAGGCGATTGCCGGCTTGCTCGAACTGCCATTCCTCCCACTTCCGATCCACGCCCATATCGCAAAACCGGATGTCCTCGGCATCCAGCGGCGTTAAACCGAATGTGTTATAGAACTCCAGCTTGAATACCGTGCCCGGAGGCATATTCGCGGGCGTTTGGATTTGAAAAACGATGGATTCGTCGACTGCCATAACCTTGTGTCTGACGACGGCGTCAAAATAGCGCCAATCCGCTTCGATGCTGAACGGCCAAATCCCGGTATTCGTAAATTCTGGCTTGTAGTTGAGCTTATCCCTTTCCAAATAGAACCGGAAGCCGTCCCAAAGCTTCTTCAGGAAGACGTTGCCGTTCCCTTTCGCCTGCGCCGGATTTTTAAAGTCCACCTGTTCGACGCCCGACTCGTCGTACCTAAAGCTTAGCCGTCCGTCGACGATGAAGCGTGGCGCGCATGGAATCCCCTGCTTGCTGCGAATGACGCCGTTCTTAACCGTATACTTCATGTGAGCGCAAGCACCTCCTAGGATTGAGAGTAAATGACTAGCAGCGCATCCTGCTCGAACGG
It includes:
- a CDS encoding glucosidase family protein, whose amino-acid sequence is MKYTVKNGVIRSKQGIPCAPRFIVDGRLSFRYDESGVEQVDFKNPAQAKGNGNVFLKKLWDGFRFYLERDKLNYKPEFTNTGIWPFSIEADWRYFDAVVRHKVMAVDESIVFQIQTPANMPPGTVFKLEFYNTFGLTPLDAEDIRFCDMGVDRKWEEWQFEQAGNRLLGGFRETVKGVVRASEEREYDTNHYRTEERPYEGCELRIGIGADFDVHYRRTPLNAKHMLRSPILEPGTTYSFVVSFHPDESGLHERMTALIGRLEEKVEQQYARYARAAALSPKLISPYKKLNDYLSLIPVCHESLKVTDRPGAIKANSYAWVWCWDGITASFATSYWNDTGHLRDMLRFYKETADGELGLALALSNDMRFLIGCALPSQGMYITLLQLYYSATGDAELVREIYPFAKWLFDKTLMLERSGTGLCEGPSMYPDFPIFMKETGQDLSGLNNTIFYCAARSMEYLAVLAGDRQTAEEARGTIRRIEENFLELFFDREKGYIVSSVDSVTLEKRPSFNSNSVKWENNYCRELMEPVSAASLEFFDKHIVSEAGLREIPAWSDAYDQDANQLHCWWPVTGEYFMRLANEHDRKDLIEKWIGWISYWSEMLLCPEGISCYVETSRPELDRWNTISGLWYGYSMRGWYQAAIHGVFGMDADAGGITFFPYSGEEMALRNFHYKGQIYDFEMKGSGPYIASIVVNGNEIKGTHKLPVIAEGKRRKRKRIKVQVNRVQHRPMQACIKYGYGIELLAIDCEEGTIKAKLSGIGTCRLKISAATKPDVAIEGHPAETQYDEASGIATVELVFEPGEIKNVIVL